A single genomic interval of Phocoena sinus isolate mPhoSin1 chromosome 15, mPhoSin1.pri, whole genome shotgun sequence harbors:
- the BPIFA2 gene encoding LOW QUALITY PROTEIN: BPI fold-containing family A member 2 (The sequence of the model RefSeq protein was modified relative to this genomic sequence to represent the inferred CDS: substituted 2 bases at 2 genomic stop codons), whose translation MFQLWKLILLCGLLTGTSASLLEDLGNDVVSKLKPVLDKGLETVDTILQKLKADLEALQESTSWQEAQQKIQEAENLLDKVLSKIFQVVEKVMGLKISNVHILDIKFKVTLDGKGASLSIPITTNVTLTLPLLGELVDLGLNLDLQTSVSIETDAKTGVSTVIVEXCTNDPANISLTLPDSPVGLVNEAMNTVVKLMRKTVSLVVQXEVSPQLLRAQSQACWRIGVTFPGLAAGGGEQGPDIS comes from the exons ATGTTTCAGCTTTGGAAACTTATTCTCTTGTGTGGCCTGCTCACTGGGACCTCAGCGTCTCTTCTTGAGGATCTCGGCAATGATGTTGTGAGCAAGCTGAAACCTGTTCTCGATAAAGGACTTGAGACCGTTGACA CTATCCTTCAGAAATTGAAGGCTGACTTGGAGGCGCTCCAGGAATCCACATCTTGGCAGGAGGCCCAGCAGAAGATCCAGGAAGCTGAGAACTTGTTGGACAAAGTCCTATCTAAAATTTTTCAAGTAGTGGAAAAGGTTATGGG GTTGAAAATCAGTAACGTCCACATCCTGGATATCAAATTCAAAGTGACTCTTGATGGCAAAGGCGCTAGCCTGAGTATCCCCATCACCACTAACGTCACCCTGACCCT GCCTCTGTTGGGTGAGCTTGTCGACCTGGGCCTCAACTTGGACCTCCAGACTAGTGTCAGCATTGAAACTGATGCCAAGACTGGTGTCTCCACAGTGATCGTGGAATAATGCACAAACGACCCAGCCAACATCTCACTCACCTTACCGGACAG CCCCGTTGGACTGGTCAATGAAGCCATGAACACTGTGGTCAAACTCATGAGAAAGACAGTGTCCCTTGTGGTGCAGTAAGAGGTGAGTCCCCAACTCCTGCGGGCCCAGAGCCAGGCCTGCTGGAGGATAGGTGTGACATTCCCTGGCCTGGCAGCgggaggaggggagcaggggcCTGACATTAGCTGA